The Populus trichocarpa isolate Nisqually-1 chromosome 2, P.trichocarpa_v4.1, whole genome shotgun sequence genome has a window encoding:
- the LOC112326566 gene encoding uncharacterized protein LOC112326566 — protein sequence MGNAGFMKLSENQATWLERDVTIEEVHLAIFSSEGSKRGKLLKGINTSYIALIPKVAGNSSFNDYRPISLLNGLYKIIAKILATRLKELMWCVVSPSQSAFIVGRNILDSVLIANEMRFYEISELSRGTPSPIFSFVWLLKMTHFSSPNNLQCLLNVKRMLRWFSLCLGLNVNFHKSSLVGVNVAEIYAEGISGALKCICDTLPIKYLRLPLGAYPNRISIWKPVLSQIRGRLNSWKGWLLSMAGRIILIKSVISTIPLYYMPISCIPKAVARKITAMQSLFLWDGSIDNRKIH from the exons ATGGGTAATGCAGGCTTTATGAAGCTTAGTGAGAACCAGGCTACATGGCTTGAAAGAGATGTTACCATAGAAGAGGTTCACTTGGCCATCTTCAGCAGTGAAGGCTCCAAG AGAGGTAAACTTCTTAAAGGTATTAACACCAGCTATATTGCTTTAATTCCAAAAGTTGCTGGCAACTCCTCCTTTAATGATTATAGACCTATTAGCTTATTAAATGGGCTATATAAGATTATTGCTAAGATTCTTGCCACCAGACTAAAAGAACTTATGTGGTGTGTGGTTAGCCCCTCCCAATCAGCTTTCATTGTTGGCAGGAACATCCTGGACTCGGTTCTCATTGCCAATGAAATGCGATTCTATGAAATCTCGGAGCTGTCAAG GGGGACCCCTTCTcccattttctcttttgtttggcTGCTGAAG ATGACACACTTTTCTTCACCAAATAATCTTCAATGCCTGTTAAATGTCAAGAGAATGTTAAGATGGTTCAGTTTGTGCTTGGGGCTCAATGTCAACTTCCATAAGAGCAGTTTGGTGGGTGTGAATGTTGCTGAGATATATGCTGAAGGGATTTCTGGTGCTCTCAAATGCATATGTGATACTCTTCCAATCAAATACTTGAGACTCCCTTTAGGTGCTTATCCAAATAGGATCTCCATATGGAAACCTGTTCTCTCACAAATTCGAGGGAGACTCAACTCTTGGAAGGGGTGGCTATTATCAATGGCGGGGAGAATAATTCTGATCAAAAGTGTAATCTCTACCATACCTCTCTATTACATGCCCATCTCCTGCATCCCAAAGGCAGTGGCCCGTAAGATCACAGCTATGCAGTCTCTGTTTTTATGGGATGGGAGTATTGATAACAGGAAAATTCACTGA